GCTTGGAATTTGtaaaagtttcaaaagaaaattacgtatatatgcTCATATATAGTTTCCTACGATTCGAACTTAATAACAAAAGGCAAAATTGCTACTGCATCAATAATTGATGATTCAAGGATGGcgtgagaagaaaaaaaaaagcataggGGATGGAGGAATTACTTACTATTAGTGGTTTTTTTATGAGAGAGTGATAGACATGAATAATCAAACCTAGAAGATGACGAGATAGTTGATCTCACGCCTCGATCGATATTAGTAGCATGGACAGTTTATCACGTCATGAATTAATTTGAGATGGTAATTacgaaatactactactactgctGATTAGTGGTTGATCGAAGTCATGCGACAACAGCAATTTTAGCATGGAAATAAGCCGAAGCGGGCAGCCGGCAGGTGTACCGCCATCCTGATCCTGCAGGAATAACAAAGTCAACCCTACCTAGTTTGTCTATGATCATTGttgtattattatatattataaagtCATACATACAATACTTATATTTGTGTCCTGATCATATGACCCTTTGCCACCTAAAACCTATGGCCAAAGTGGCAGGTGAGGAAATGTGGTGGCTCAAGGAATTCTGAGACTTGAATCGATCGATCTTCAAAGTAGAGTAGCGTGCGTGCGTGCGTGCGTACTGTGTAGTAGTAGTAGTTCATAAGTAAAAAATTAAGAGCAAACAATTGATGGTGGTTGTTTCGGTTGATTATGGACTATATATATTTAATGCAGGTTAGGTATGTATAATGAATTGCCAtaattagcatttgattttaTGAAACAAAATCAATATCTGTTTGACGAAGTTTAGGTGGACAGTCTTCCCACTCATTTATGTTCTATGCCACGATGCGTTCTTTCGTTTCGTCCTCCGTCCCGTATCTCTTTCTCTCCGCATTATAATATAAAGCGGCAGAACTCAGCACAGCCCACCAACTTCGTACACCAAGTCCCGGAATGAAATTTTCATTACTAATACTACCTACTTACGCTTAGGCTTAGGCTTGTTAAATTAATTTGCACCGCAGAAcatggattttttttaaaaattattttttggttttgtaGAAGACCAAGTTGAATTTTCCACACACACGATGATGGATTCAAGGCAAAATTTTGTATAGAAATAGAACTTGCTTGGAGAGGAAAATCTTCATTTATAATTGTTGGCATGTTAAATCAAAAATAGATATTTTCATATAATTATTTAGCAGTGTTTTAGTCAAATTTATCGGAGTCGAGTTATAGTAGTGATTTTATTATTTAGGAtttcatattttattaaaaaatttattatggTTGTAAGACTTTTCTACCAGATCATATATATAGATAGTCTATATAtagttttgtcattttagtGTGCgattaatatattatttttagtattATTCCTCTTCTCTCGCACACATACAAATACTTCACACATACACTTGTATGTACGtgcctctatatatatatatatatatatatatatatatattgagttGTTGTACGAAATTTATCTCCTATAtagatttttggtgattttttcaacaaaaaatataaagaataaaattttaCGTGTGATTTTGAACAACTGCCGCCTCCACTCTTCACGTCGTCCATTTGTGCTTGCAGGGTGCGTGCGGGGCTGGCATACAAGCTGCTTGAATCGAATGGATGCAAGTCATGAATTTCAATCGGAATCGGAATGGATGATTGTCGTCTCATTGATGATCAAGTCGTACAATGTATGCGTATGGTTTTAACTTCATCAATTAATTCAGAACTGATCCGTAAATAAACTCCGTTAGGTTGGTTTGTGCTAGTGCGCAATGTTATGGTACTCCAGTCCTATCAATGAGGCAATAAGCAAGCATTGGCCCGTTAATTCCCACTACTGTATCATGCACAACTCAAAAAGGTGAGAATTCTTTATCATCCATCTTTCGAAAGTTGAAAGTTTTGTTGACCTACGATCACTTGCTTCTTTAGGACTTCCGGCGTAGAGAACAGACTGTACTGTACTTATTCAACACCCTCTCTTTTCAGTTTTCACAGTCCACAGTCCACGCACAAAAAGTAGTAGCAGGTGGAAAGTCAAAGCATACCAAGTCAATCAACTGTGCGCCAACACAACTTCATCTCTAAAGAGGCGATATAATAAAACAAGAAACGTCTTTTACACACCCATCTCCAAAAACTAAGACGCATGATTTATCGTCCTACAGCCAAAACGGAGAAAGGTTCAACTTTGCACTGTCATTGTATTATACCATCAGAACTAAGAcgtattattttgttttgttgatgCACTGTCTGTTTTGTAacacacacattttttttttttttttgtatgtgacGTGGTGATATACGAGagattaaaaaataattgaagaacatattttgtgaataataattttttaaatttttttacctttaacaaataatcatatcCAAACCAGTAGTAGCATCCCGAGTTCACATACCTACAAGAAATGGGGAGCCACAGCTAGTAGGATGTCCTGGTTTCCAACACCAAAGTACCAACTACAATCACCGCTCCTCGATTCTTAACACCCCCAAtttcataaaaaagaaaaaccgaATTGGGATACGAGTCTGCGAGTCTTTGGTAGAAAAAGCCCGCGCTTGTAACCGCTGAGGCAACAATCCTGTGCCGTAGGCCTTGCCCATTGATGGGCCTTTCTTGAAGTTTTAATCATGAAATGTGACGGGACGTTTAACTTGTATGGCATTTAACACTTGATTCACTCGAGCGATCTTTTCCTCTTTGTCCTAAGCTTTAATTTCTTTCCCCAACTGATATATGCATTGAAACCGCCAGTTGACACCTGTATTAAAGACAGAAATACATGCACGCCTAGGCGTTCAATCGGGTTAGAAAAGAGACAACCATTTACGTCAAAAAACAAGGGTTAAAAATAAGGGCCATGGAAATCCAAAATGATTTTTATCTGCTATTTTGTCCCAAGAAAGGAACACCAAAAGCCTTCAAATATTTGTGCTAATGCTATTGTGTCTTTACTTACAAAAGCTATCTGCTGCTATCTTTACAAAAAATCAACATAATTGTGCTTAGATTCCTCATAGGGGCTCATATTGAGATGTTAAGATCAATACGCGGTTTTTTCACTGTCGAAGGCGAAGGCAACGGCACAATAGCGTTGCACCGAGGGCACTCGGGGTTTTTTGTCGATATGAGCACATAAAGCAGACAACTGGGACAACCAGCCGCAAACGAAGTTGCTGACTTCTCCTCATCCCCAACCTCACCGTCTTTGATTGAGGATGAAGAATTCGAAGGCGGCGACGATGATTTTGACATAGATATCGACCGCTTCCTGAATGTTTCTTTCTCTGCCCTCTCAAGTGCTGACTTTACCTTGTCCAGAGTGCAAACGCTTTGGTAATTGGAAGACGGCGCTGCTGATGCGGATGCTGAAGATGATGGCACCAGCTTAAGGTCTAAGCTGCCATCGTCAAACAGGTCCATTGGCTGCTTTGCAGCTGGTGGAAAGTTAAGGTCCTGAAGCTTTGAACTCGTGCGGTCGTTCTGTTTCTTTTGATCTGATGTTGAAGCAGATGCTTTCTGAGGATCACATCTCTGGAGGTAGACTTTTCCTGACTGCAATTCAAGAATAACCATATTCCATGTACACATCAGTTGTCAGGAATGAGATGATCACTACGAGGAATTACACGAGAGCATCTAACTGTGCGCACAGAATGCATAAAGACGTGAATACCTACTTGTGATAAAGAACATGCCAATACCAATACCTCTGCCATTGTTGTACAATCTGATAGAACAAGTAAAAGGACCAtacaaaggaaaaacaaatttaaattttttttttttttttgttaaaaaggaGGCCTTGGCTTGGTGGTACTGACAGGTTTTCTTAAATTCGTCCCCTTCCGCATTTGCTAAAAAATACTCCTACATATTACTGCAGCGACTATGATCTCCGTTGGTGCCTACAAGCTTTCGTCCCATCACGTCTCTCAACCTCacaaaaagtaaaacaaaaagaaacaaggaaaggaaagcaaagaaaataaaaaccaTTATTCCTTTTCCTAACAGGCAGGGCAGGGCAGGGCAGAGATGGAAGGAAATGGAATTACCAGGAATGGTTATTATCAACTGCAAAATAAGTGATGCCATCATTTTTAATGCTTAAAAGCTAACAAGTGTAACTGGCGTAGTATTccctcaacaaaaaaaaaaaagtaactgaCGTAGTATCTAGccataattaataatttattcaCGAATAGAAAAAATAATAGAATTGGGCAAGGCAAGTGAATAGTGAATTTATTAGTAGTATGTTCAAAACCATATCCACGAACGATCGGATCCATTACTTCCATTCAAAGTTAGCAGCTTCTGACGAAATACGATCATCACATCATAATTTAAAATAGAGAAGTGAAGTTACTCCAGTAATTACTAGTGATGATTTAGTACAGCCTAAAGAATCTCCAAAAAAGAACTATTAACCTCATCTGCAATAAATTCAATTCAATGCAAATCAATCCCCCCCTCCCCCAAATAAATGCCGAGCAAGACAAAAGGGTAGTCCTAGTTCATATTCAGATCAAATTAGCATAACAACGAACATCAATCCATCCAAAACCAAAGGGAAATAAAAGATTTTCATCAGCGCTTCTCCATAGTACTAATACACAACAAAAgcaatcatcaaatgaaattttgcaaaattaaggggggagaaaaaaaaaaaaagaaagaaggctTTCTGCGTACCATTTTCTCACACAAAAACACATTAAGTAGTCATTGAAATTGTAAATGGTCACTCCTTTATATTGCAACAATCATTGATAGAGACATAAGAATGGATGAAACACTAATTTAGAGGGGTGAGAACTGCCAACTTATTTTCATCAGACTGAAAGGTTAACGATATTTTTAATCCCAAAAAACCCCGATAGCAATCCAAAATCATAAAGGATCCACAGAGACTGAATCGTAAATAGTAGTATAAGTTATAACAAACGAATAGTTGACTCATTTCAAGAATCATGACCATTAAAGAATCAAGAAGggatttatcttctttttttttttcagaaaaaaaaggATTGGCTGGATGTTCTGGGGAAATTGAAGCGATGGGGAAGAATAACTGCTGAATAAAGATGATACCTTCAAGTCGAGGCGCTTTTCCCAACCAGATGGAACTTGCATGTCCAGGTCCAGCTCTTTGGAATCAAGAGGGCAACCGCCACCAAGAAGGTCACGAGTGATCAAAGCCGTTGATTTACCGGAGTCGTTAGAATCAGCAGCGTTCAAAATCCTAATTAGCGAACTAACTTCTGCGGCCATCGGCGCTGCCCTCTCTCAAGCAAGTACTTTTCTCTCAATAAAATAAGCGTATCTGCTCTTGTTTTTGCAGAGAACAAACAGAGCAAAAAGTAGAGAGCAGCATATATAGAAGGAGAGATATTGGGGCAGGGGATGTGGGGGAGGGGCGTTGTTGGGCAAAGAGAAactgagaaaagaaagagagataaactctctcTAACGcccgtgtgtgtgtgtgtgttgaggTGGAGGAGGGTGCTttaaatgaataaattggtggaaaaaaaaaaaaaaaaagagagagagagagagaacacgTCGAGAGACAGAGGGAGCAAGTGCGATCCGTTAATATGTGAAAAGAAAATGCTAAATCAAGGTGACCTCCCCTTAAGCTTGCTATAATTACGTAGACCACCTCTCCTTTTGATTCACAAAATTACATGAGTACCAATAAATAAAGACTGACACTCTTATCCTACGGTAACAAAAGCACCAAGCAATTATGCTATATTTGATTCCACAGATGTATTCCAAACCAGCTATGCAAACATTAGCCAAGGGAAAAATAGTTGTTTAATTGTTAATactatgatatatatatatacatatatgtgtgtgtgtgtgaaaaagTCTTCCTAAATTGATAGACTTTGCCGAGCCTAGAAAGAAGAATGTGCAGCTACAGAATGCATAACCTTGCTTACTTTCAAGACGAGTGAGCAACTAAGATATCAATTATTTTAGGTAAACGGAGGAAGGGTTAGATTAAGTGGTAAGATGAAAGGAGTTGTAAATAAGAGATTTTGAGGTTCAAATCCTCTCACTTATATTGAAAAAAAGAAGTcgcaaaatttaaaaaaaaaaaatgggcggTGGAGCTAAGCTTTCCATGATTGATATAGAAAGGGAGTGGCTCTAAATTGAATTATAATGCTAATAATAGGGGGtgtcaataattttattttgaaaagtaTGTGGAAGGTTATGTAAATATCCAAAACATTTGGCGAGGCCAATGTAATGAATGGCAtgtacaaggaaaaaaaataaaagcaataaAGGAGATAATTATGGAATAACAATAATTTAGAATTATTAGGGAGATATTTGGAAGTAGCAAAAAGGATTTGAATTCATTTAAGGAGATAGGGAGGTGTATTAAAGAGGGGGCATTAAATGTTAAATGGTGGGTGAAGGGAAAATTCAACCTTAGAAGGAAAGGAGAGAGGAATAGGGGGGGCCGTGAGTAATGGCGGCATTAAATGCGACGAGAACACTAGCGGACAGCTGTAATTTAATGCATGCACAGAAAATACAAATAGAAGTATATGAATTAGAATACGCCATTACCATCTTAATGCCAATGGGCTCGCTCTTTGGCTGCCTACCATTTGCATTTAAAACATTACACGGACCTTTTTGGCACTTTCCCCGGATGGATATCATACGGCATTAATGATGGTAATGACTTGTTTTAAGTCCCTCTACTGCTTTTCTtccaacaaacaaaaaataaaaaataaaaaataaaatggtctCCCTATTGCTACTTGGATCCTTCCTTGCCCTGCCCGTTGGatctttgatttttttatttttatttttttgaatcagatccttgattgttcatcgtGGATTGTCGATTGTCACACACCTCCAGCACCCCTCTCCTGCTCTCCTTATCCCAGGTACACACTAATAGTACTATATTTtccttttacttttttattctttGCGGTACCAGGTGAAGAAGTTAGAAGTAGGAGAATTTACAGTACTTGTCAACCCCTGTGGCATGGCATTTGTTGAGATTTTCGGatctatccttttttttttttttttgcatagaaACATCGCTATTTCATTAACTTTTGAATCTTTTTATTCGTACACGTGATCAATGagagatgaaaatttttattttgtaaaatgtgagggattgtGGATtagattatgtaaattttgatttgataattttgcccttcAAAAATAAtgacgtgcaaggcacgtggtggATTCTAACCAAAGATCAGTTGAAAACCTAGATATGAATCAAATTTGATcgatgtgaatttgtaagggattgTAAAAGTACATCTTTAAaagtgagagatgaaaaaaaattattttacaaaatgtgagagacgttttgaacgatttttcctattacaaatgaaatttctcagcctttttttccctttttttattttaatctgTACAGAGGAAGTCCAAAGTTTCGTGGTCAACGCACTTTTATATCTCGTAACCATaacttcttcttttattttaccTTATTTTTGGGTCCATATCCTGCACAATAGTAAGCAATAGAATATGAAAATTGATGTAAATAAGAAGGACAATGTGCAAGATGAAATGAAacataaataagaaaaatgtagCACTGCTGCAACTTTGGACAAATAAACGAGGAGTGTGCTAAGTCTATACCCCACTATTGTAAATCAACACGTTTTACAAGTATTGATACTAATGATACAGATAATCAGTGCATGAGAAGTGTAAATATAAAACAATTAACgtttgtcaagaaaaaaaaattatgcaatgttagtttttaattaatttttctatCGTAATAAATTTCACTATAAAGAATGGAAAGTTACATATCTCATAGTACTATATAGAAAATTTTCACCATTAAGCGTAGGTGAAATCTCATATATTTTCCGTCGCTTTTTCTAGCAAAAAAAGTCAACCatgtatattaaaaaaaaattttttttttttttgagggaatCGTGTCTATAAAAAGTTGAATCGGTTGCTTTTGTGGGACTCAAAATTACTCCAGAGAAATCATTAGGTGCATACCCCCCACCCCGGGGCAGTACGTGGTTGTTTGCTAGTCATTTTCTGGGAGGTTTATCTTATATGCATGCCCGATGGACGAAAGCGGCGACTGAAACTTTTTTAATCTCCTGTTGTATACGGGAATCCTGACAGGTACGCCGTCAATTATTACTCATGTCCAGCGTAGATCATGGAGATTCGTTAACTGAAAATGTTAAGACTTATTCCCTTTTACTATTTTAATTGAAATGTCTATACAGTACATAAAGGAAAAGCGTCATTGGATAATGTAACCATGCAGCGTCACTTTTGAAATTCTTTATATATCCTTCTTGATTACAAGGAGAAATTTATCCCAATTTGCTCCGTCCATAATCAGCAGATAATTATTTGTTTAGTTATCCATTCACTACAACTTCCTCACACCAACTCCCAACTCCATGTAGTTtgcttcattttcttcatcttttctATTTGATTATCTACATTATAATGAAATTTaataaaattcattaaaaaaaaactttttaatgAGATAATTTTGATAAATATACTTTTTGTTAACTTCACACGTGTGTGTTAGAGCGTGACTTTAAGTGCTAGTGTCTCATATCCGCATCTAATTCAATTCCTTTAAATATGATGATAGACTccaatttgttaaaaaaatcaacttaataatatatatatatatatatattttgctaTATTACCCAGCATGAAGCACGATAAAGAAAGCAGGTCATTGAAGTAGAAGTTTTGATAGCGCCTCTTGTTGTCGATCGAGTAAAAAGACTTCAATGCCAAACGGTACAGGTGTGCACTACCCAATGCGGAGTGAAAGTAAGTGTGAAGATTTATGGATTCATATTTAATGGCTTTCAATTCGCATCTATGAAGGAAATTAATAATTTCCGAGAATTCTCTCATCTCTTTCCTTCTATTATTGTGATTTTACTTCACCCTTGAGATGAAGATGAAATGCCAAAAGACCACCTTGTCATCAGTCAGGACCTCATAACATAAGCAAAATCAATGCAGCATTTATTACGCTGAAAGAAACATCTTGCGCTGACCAATGTCTTACATCATCCCCCAATTCCTTCTAATcgcattcttcttcttcttctgcctTTTTTTTCTTAGGATGAAAGATTAAAGTATGGTTTTTTTTCAGTGAAAAATACCAAACAGCTCATTGTGGTTTGAcaaatgttcaatttaattCTTTCGAATTTGAAAACCTACACTATAATTTCCTGTGATTTTgactaaattaaaatttgaatagAAAACATCAAATCTAACGATTGTGTGTAAAATATCAATATTGCCCCTTTAAAAATAAACTTCCTATAGTTTGTCGAATATTTAATTTAACTTCCTcaggtttaaaaaattacattatGACTCCCTACAATTTTtactaaattaaaatttgaacgGAAAGCATCTTAAACTCCCTGTAGTTTGTCGAATGTTTAATTTAACTCCCtctagtttaaaaaattacattatGACTCCTTACGGTTTCgactaaattaaaaattgaatgGAAGACATCTCACGTATAGTTAGGACAATATTGACATTTTACACACAATCGTTAGATTGAATGCTTTCCGTCCAATTTTCAACTTAGTTAAAATTATATGGAGTTATAGTGTAGGTTTTCAACCCAAagggagttaaattgaacatttagCAAACCAcaataagtttttt
The DNA window shown above is from Coffea arabica cultivar ET-39 chromosome 5e, Coffea Arabica ET-39 HiFi, whole genome shotgun sequence and carries:
- the LOC113743490 gene encoding uncharacterized protein, encoding MAAEVSSLIRILNAADSNDSGKSTALITRDLLGGGCPLDSKELDLDMQVPSGWEKRLDLKSGKVYLQRCDPQKASASTSDQKKQNDRTSSKLQDLNFPPAAKQPMDLFDDGSLDLKLVPSSSASASAAPSSNYQSVCTLDKVKSALERAEKETFRKRSISMSKSSSPPSNSSSSIKDGEVGDEEKSATSFAAGCPSCLLYVLISTKNPECPRCNAIVPLPSPSTVKKPRIDLNISI